From Microcystis aeruginosa NIES-2549, a single genomic window includes:
- a CDS encoding rod shape-determining protein — MAGFFRGLGLSRDIGIDLGTANTLVYVSGKGIVLEEPSVVAIDQDRNPVAVGEEAKKMLGRTPGHVTALRPLRDGVIADFYSCEIMLAEFIKRALDGTIGNPRMVIGVPSGITGVERRAVVDAAKNAGSREVGLIDEPVAAALGAGLPVSEATGNMIIDIGGGTTEVAILSLDGTVISESVRVAGDELTEAVIAYLKKVHNLIIGERTAEDIKIRLGSAYPSPGDEFPPLEVRGLHLMSGLPRTVTIKAEEVRESMDEPLSVIVDAIKRTLEKTPPELAADIIDRGIMLAGGGALLRGLDRLVSHETGIVTHVAEDPLRCVVKGTGEVLKNQKLFERIVNETTRNV; from the coding sequence GTGGCGGGTTTTTTTAGAGGTCTAGGCTTATCAAGGGACATAGGTATAGACTTGGGGACAGCAAACACCCTCGTTTATGTATCAGGGAAAGGCATCGTTTTAGAGGAACCATCGGTAGTGGCGATCGATCAAGATCGTAACCCGGTCGCCGTCGGGGAGGAGGCCAAAAAAATGCTCGGTCGCACTCCGGGCCATGTCACCGCTCTGCGACCCCTGCGCGATGGGGTAATCGCCGATTTTTACAGTTGCGAGATCATGTTAGCGGAATTCATCAAACGAGCGCTCGATGGCACGATTGGCAATCCCCGCATGGTAATCGGTGTTCCCAGTGGCATTACTGGAGTAGAAAGACGTGCGGTGGTGGATGCGGCCAAAAATGCCGGCTCGCGAGAAGTGGGGTTAATTGATGAACCGGTTGCGGCGGCCTTGGGTGCCGGTTTACCCGTCTCGGAAGCGACGGGTAATATGATCATCGATATCGGTGGTGGCACCACGGAAGTGGCCATTCTCAGTCTTGATGGGACCGTGATCAGCGAATCAGTCCGTGTGGCCGGGGATGAACTGACGGAAGCAGTTATCGCCTATCTGAAAAAAGTCCATAACCTGATTATCGGGGAACGCACGGCCGAAGATATTAAAATTCGCCTTGGTTCGGCTTATCCCTCCCCCGGAGATGAATTTCCTCCTCTGGAAGTGCGGGGATTGCATCTTATGTCCGGTTTACCCCGCACCGTGACGATCAAAGCGGAGGAAGTGCGGGAAAGTATGGATGAGCCACTTTCCGTGATCGTTGATGCGATCAAACGTACCCTAGAAAAAACTCCCCCCGAATTAGCGGCCGATATTATCGATCGCGGCATCATGTTAGCGGGAGGAGGTGCTTTATTACGGGGACTCGATCGCCTAGTCAGTCACGAAACCGGTATCGTTACCCATGTCGCTGAAGATCCCCTGCGCTGTGTGGTCAAAGGCACGGGAGAAGTGTTAAAAAATCAGAAACTCTTTGAGCGGATCGTTAATGAAACAACTCGCAATGTCTAA
- the gcvP gene encoding aminomethyl-transferring glycine dehydrogenase, with translation MLNRSITAEKTEEFAPADLQDLLDCTDSFVNRHIGPTETEIEKMLAVLGVATVEELIAKTVPAAIRLQKSLNLAPALSEYAALAQLKAIASKNQVFRSFIGMGYHDCITPPVILRNILENPGWYTAYTPYQAEIAQGRLEALLNFQTLITSLTGLEIANASLLDEGTAAAEAMSMSYGLCKTKANAFFISSSCHPQTIEVVKTRAIPLGIDIIIEDHRLFDFQTPIFGALLQYPATDGVIYDYRQFIAKAQENGALVTVAADILSLALLTPPGELGADIAVGSSQRFGVPLGYGGPHAAYFATKDAYKRSIPGRIVGVSKDSQGKPALRLALQTREQHIRRDKATSNICTAQVLLAVIASMYAVYHGPEGIKKIAQRVQKLTALLATGLKQLGYEVGKEPRFDTLKVTVSTGVKDLLAKAKTHKINLRYFDDNNLGISLDETTSLRDVWDLWQIFAPTEELPFTTAELVEKISLELPANLTRTSAYLTEPVFNRYHSETELLRYLHRLETKDLALNTSMIPLGSCTMKLNAVAEMIPVTWAEFGKLHPFAPIDQAEGYQLLFQQLETWLGEITGFDGISLQPNAGSQGEYAGLQVIRAYHESRGQGHRQICLIPESAHGTNPASAVMCGMKVVAVNCDSRGNIDIDDLKTKARKHQDNLAALMVTYPSTHGVFEQGISEICALIHQYGGQVYMDGANMNAQVGLCRPADFGADVCHLNLHKTFCIPHGGGGPGMGPIGVKSHLVPFLPDVSLVLAKLSPETANGKHQDSIGAISAAPWGSASILVISWMYIAMMGAAGLKKATEVAILNANYMAFRLESAYPVLFKGSAGTVAHECVIDLRPLKKQAGIEVEDVAKRLMDFGFHAPTVSWPVAGTMMVEPTESESLGELDRFCEALLTIYQEVQAIANGSMDPHDNPLKNAPHTAAVLTADDWSRPYSRQQAAYPLSWLKDYKFWPVVGRVDNAYGDRNLVCSCEGMDAYK, from the coding sequence ATGCTAAATAGGTCAATTACGGCCGAGAAAACCGAGGAATTCGCTCCTGCTGACCTGCAAGACCTGCTAGACTGTACCGATAGCTTTGTTAACCGTCACATTGGACCGACGGAGACGGAAATCGAGAAAATGCTGGCGGTTTTGGGTGTTGCTACCGTTGAGGAATTAATCGCTAAAACTGTCCCCGCAGCAATTCGTTTACAAAAAAGCCTTAATCTAGCACCTGCCTTGAGTGAATACGCCGCTCTTGCCCAATTAAAAGCTATTGCCTCCAAAAATCAGGTATTTCGCTCCTTTATTGGCATGGGCTACCATGACTGTATCACCCCGCCGGTAATTCTCCGCAACATCTTAGAAAATCCGGGTTGGTACACCGCCTATACTCCCTATCAAGCGGAAATCGCCCAGGGACGCTTAGAAGCTCTCTTAAACTTCCAAACTCTCATCACTAGCTTAACCGGTCTCGAAATTGCTAACGCTTCCCTCCTCGATGAAGGAACAGCAGCTGCAGAAGCGATGAGCATGAGTTACGGACTGTGTAAAACTAAAGCCAATGCTTTCTTTATCTCTAGTAGTTGCCATCCCCAAACGATTGAAGTTGTTAAAACCAGAGCGATTCCTTTAGGTATTGATATTATTATTGAGGATCATCGTCTCTTTGACTTCCAAACGCCGATTTTTGGCGCATTATTACAATATCCAGCCACCGATGGCGTAATTTATGATTATCGGCAATTTATCGCCAAAGCGCAGGAAAATGGGGCTTTAGTCACCGTTGCCGCCGATATTCTCAGTTTAGCTCTGTTGACTCCCCCCGGCGAATTGGGGGCTGATATTGCCGTGGGTAGCAGTCAACGCTTTGGGGTTCCTTTAGGTTATGGGGGTCCCCATGCCGCCTATTTTGCCACCAAAGATGCCTATAAACGCAGTATTCCGGGGCGCATTGTCGGGGTATCGAAGGATAGTCAGGGTAAACCCGCACTGCGTTTAGCTTTGCAAACCAGGGAACAACATATCCGCCGGGATAAAGCCACCAGTAATATTTGTACCGCACAGGTGTTACTAGCGGTGATTGCTTCCATGTACGCGGTGTATCACGGACCGGAAGGAATCAAGAAAATCGCCCAAAGAGTGCAGAAATTAACCGCTTTATTGGCAACTGGTTTAAAACAGTTGGGTTATGAGGTGGGGAAAGAACCGCGCTTCGATACGCTCAAGGTTACGGTATCCACGGGGGTTAAGGATCTCCTAGCCAAGGCAAAAACCCATAAGATTAATCTGCGTTATTTTGATGACAATAATTTAGGGATTAGTCTCGATGAAACCACCAGTCTCAGGGATGTGTGGGATTTATGGCAAATTTTTGCCCCCACCGAGGAATTACCCTTTACCACGGCGGAATTAGTCGAGAAAATTAGTCTAGAATTACCCGCTAATCTAACCCGTACCAGTGCCTATCTTACCGAGCCGGTGTTCAATCGTTACCACTCGGAAACGGAATTACTAAGATATCTGCACCGTCTGGAAACAAAGGATCTAGCCTTAAATACTTCCATGATTCCCCTCGGTTCCTGTACGATGAAACTCAATGCCGTAGCGGAGATGATTCCGGTAACTTGGGCAGAATTCGGCAAATTACACCCTTTTGCCCCGATTGACCAAGCAGAAGGCTATCAACTGCTCTTTCAACAGTTAGAGACTTGGTTAGGGGAAATTACCGGGTTTGACGGCATTTCTCTACAACCGAACGCTGGTTCTCAGGGAGAGTATGCCGGTTTACAGGTGATCCGAGCCTACCATGAAAGTCGCGGTCAAGGTCATCGTCAGATTTGCTTAATTCCTGAGTCCGCTCACGGGACTAATCCTGCCAGTGCCGTTATGTGTGGTATGAAAGTAGTGGCGGTTAATTGCGATTCTCGGGGCAATATTGATATTGATGACCTGAAAACTAAGGCCCGGAAGCATCAGGATAATCTAGCGGCTTTGATGGTAACGTATCCTTCCACTCACGGCGTTTTTGAACAGGGAATTAGCGAAATTTGCGCCTTGATTCATCAATACGGTGGTCAAGTCTATATGGATGGCGCCAATATGAATGCTCAGGTGGGTTTATGTCGTCCGGCGGATTTTGGCGCCGATGTCTGTCACTTGAATCTCCATAAAACTTTCTGTATTCCCCACGGTGGGGGGGGACCCGGCATGGGACCAATCGGAGTAAAATCCCATTTAGTGCCTTTTCTGCCCGATGTTTCCCTAGTTTTGGCGAAATTATCCCCAGAAACCGCTAACGGTAAGCATCAGGACTCGATTGGGGCAATTTCGGCCGCGCCTTGGGGTAGTGCCAGCATTTTGGTGATTTCTTGGATGTATATCGCTATGATGGGGGCAGCGGGCTTGAAAAAAGCGACAGAAGTGGCAATTTTGAACGCTAATTATATGGCTTTTCGTCTGGAGTCGGCCTATCCGGTTTTATTTAAGGGTAGCGCGGGAACGGTTGCCCATGAGTGCGTGATCGATTTACGTCCCCTGAAAAAACAGGCCGGCATCGAGGTGGAAGATGTGGCAAAACGCTTGATGGATTTCGGTTTCCACGCGCCGACGGTTTCTTGGCCCGTGGCGGGTACAATGATGGTGGAACCCACGGAAAGCGAATCTTTGGGCGAATTAGACCGTTTTTGTGAAGCTTTGTTAACTATCTATCAAGAAGTACAAGCGATCGCTAATGGTAGCATGGATCCCCACGATAATCCTTTGAAAAATGCCCCCCACACAGCCGCAGTTTTAACTGCCGATGATTGGAGTCGTCCCTATTCCCGTCAACAGGCAGCTTACCCGCTTTCTTGGCTAAAAGATTATAAATTCTGGCCGGTAGTGGGACGGGTTGATAATGCTTACGGGGACAGAAATCTGGTTTGTTCCTGTGAGGGTATGGACGCTTATAAGTAA
- the lpxB gene encoding lipid-A-disaccharide synthase, producing the protein MRIFISTGEVSGDLQAAMLIESLFKLAKTQEIELEIFALGGDRMELAGAKMLGKTTRLAAMGLIESIPFILPTLQLQKRAKEFFRDNPPDIIILIDYVGANVAIGQSAKKIIPDVPIIYYIAPQVWIWSEENIPSAKLRSTAEKLFNTEKLIAVTDKLLAIFPAEARFFETKGLPVTWVGHPLVDRMANAPNRQEMRQKWAIKPEETVIALLPASRQQEFKYLVPTVCAAAKKLQEKIPDIKFLIPVPLALYEPKMRELVAEYGLNAVIMERDQTLEAIAAADLAVAKSGTVNLEIALLNVPQVVVYRLSAVTAWIARNIMKLSVPFVSPVNLVLMREIVPELLQEEANPERIMQECLDLLLNQQRRQKMLDEYAETRAGLGTVGSCERVAREVLNFTDQVPKNQKKAG; encoded by the coding sequence ATGCGTATATTTATTAGTACGGGTGAGGTATCGGGTGATTTACAGGCAGCCATGCTGATTGAATCCCTTTTTAAACTGGCTAAAACCCAGGAAATTGAGTTAGAAATTTTTGCCCTAGGTGGCGATCGCATGGAGTTAGCCGGAGCAAAAATGTTGGGTAAAACCACTCGACTGGCTGCCATGGGATTAATTGAATCTATCCCCTTTATTTTGCCAACCTTACAACTACAAAAACGAGCAAAAGAGTTTTTTAGAGATAATCCCCCTGATATCATTATTTTAATTGATTATGTGGGGGCAAATGTGGCGATCGGTCAATCGGCTAAAAAAATTATTCCCGATGTCCCAATTATTTATTATATTGCCCCACAGGTGTGGATTTGGTCGGAAGAAAATATCCCCTCAGCTAAACTAAGGTCCACAGCAGAAAAGTTATTTAATACGGAAAAATTAATCGCCGTCACCGATAAATTATTGGCAATTTTTCCTGCCGAAGCTCGTTTTTTTGAAACAAAAGGTTTACCGGTAACTTGGGTGGGACATCCTTTAGTTGATCGTATGGCTAATGCTCCCAATCGGCAAGAAATGCGGCAAAAATGGGCAATAAAACCCGAAGAAACCGTGATCGCTTTGTTACCTGCTTCCCGTCAACAGGAGTTTAAATATCTCGTGCCTACGGTGTGCGCTGCTGCTAAAAAATTACAGGAAAAAATACCCGATATTAAGTTTTTAATTCCCGTTCCCTTAGCTTTATACGAACCAAAAATGCGAGAATTAGTAGCGGAATATGGATTAAATGCGGTCATTATGGAACGAGATCAGACTTTAGAAGCGATTGCCGCAGCCGATCTGGCTGTGGCTAAGTCTGGTACAGTTAATCTCGAAATTGCTTTGTTAAACGTGCCGCAGGTGGTGGTTTACCGTTTAAGTGCAGTTACTGCTTGGATTGCCCGCAATATTATGAAGCTTTCTGTACCATTTGTCTCACCGGTAAATTTAGTTCTAATGCGAGAAATTGTTCCCGAATTATTACAAGAGGAAGCTAATCCAGAGAGAATTATGCAGGAATGTCTAGACCTATTATTAAATCAGCAACGTCGCCAAAAAATGTTAGATGAATACGCAGAAACTAGGGCCGGTTTAGGAACAGTAGGCAGTTGTGAGCGAGTGGCACGAGAGGTACTTAATTTTACGGATCAAGTTCCGAAAAACCAGAAAAAAGCGGGGTAA
- a CDS encoding aminotransferase class IV, with amino-acid sequence MYWYNGELIEDERISLGIDDIGLLYGATIFTTLRIYQQSLDHPLTHWQDHLQRLHSSLQVFHWPAPDWQRIRQGSEKLSLFYPVLRITIFPDGREWIKGRFLPEDLHLRQERGIIGWVIDNPTWQRVLGEHKTGNYLTPWLASQTAQKKGAKEAILVDRVGNWLETSTGNLWGWKDNCWYSPLLTADILPGIGRSALIGWLKKQNISLQENLWTPEFVGTLQGIAYSNSVVEIIPFHSILGWDIDINTAIYREILPDLQQYFSSQLDNK; translated from the coding sequence ATGTATTGGTATAATGGCGAATTAATCGAGGATGAGCGAATAAGTCTGGGTATTGATGATATTGGACTGCTTTATGGGGCCACAATCTTTACTACCCTGCGTATCTATCAACAAAGCTTAGATCATCCCCTGACCCATTGGCAAGACCATCTCCAACGTCTGCACTCTAGTTTACAGGTTTTCCACTGGCCCGCTCCCGATTGGCAGCGAATTCGCCAAGGATCAGAAAAATTATCCCTATTCTATCCTGTCCTGAGAATCACAATTTTTCCCGATGGTAGGGAGTGGATTAAAGGCAGATTTCTTCCTGAAGATTTACACCTTAGACAAGAGCGGGGAATTATTGGGTGGGTAATAGATAATCCCACTTGGCAACGAGTTTTAGGAGAACATAAAACGGGTAATTATTTGACCCCTTGGTTAGCGTCACAAACGGCTCAAAAAAAAGGAGCAAAAGAGGCGATATTAGTCGATCGAGTCGGGAATTGGTTAGAAACTAGCACGGGCAATTTATGGGGATGGAAAGATAATTGCTGGTACAGTCCCCTGCTTACTGCTGATATTTTACCCGGGATCGGGCGCTCGGCTTTGATCGGCTGGTTAAAAAAACAAAATATTTCCCTGCAAGAAAATCTCTGGACTCCGGAATTTGTCGGGACTTTACAAGGGATCGCCTATAGTAATTCCGTGGTAGAAATTATTCCTTTTCATTCTATTCTTGGCTGGGATATAGACATAAATACAGCTATTTATAGAGAAATTTTACCAGATTTACAGCAATATTTTTCCAGTCAATTAGATAATAAATAA
- a CDS encoding ArnT family glycosyltransferase, whose product MNRQKFTWGYSSYKLRQRENFKEFLCLLGLLIAALIIYLVGLGNLPLRDWDEATIAQVAKEISQTPLEQLRWLFPSFWGDPYLNKPPLIHSLIGLTYHFWGINEANTRLIPAFFTALSVPLLYLLGREIFPARLPALLSALIYLTLLPVVRHGRLAMLDGAVLCFEILMFVGLLRSRRDLRWSVGAGLGFALLCLTKGIMGLLLAGIGFIFLLWDTPRLLTSAYFWSGWLLGATPAFAWYSAQFWHYEREFLDSLFVQQLKRVSDDLDNHRGPFWYYLLEIIKYSWPWLIFSVWGLRLARQEYLYSWAKLLLVWTGVYLLVVSVMATKLPWYILPIYPALALAAGYALAQVVNLPIDLPYNPIWSIILGMIGVVAGLLALMAYVPGNFAAIEPIHPLIILTLLSLSLTMVTTAILLARRSEQFSVVLLWGMLVSLFIFVNSPLWIWELNENFSVKPVAILVQKYVPADRPVYIAFAYERPSLNFYSGRRVFPLAAEELINHWQSHKQPYLIIDRQTKEATDLEGLKVIGSTDSGWFLVTKQ is encoded by the coding sequence ATGAACCGTCAAAAATTTACTTGGGGATATTCTAGTTATAAATTGCGTCAGAGAGAAAATTTTAAAGAATTTCTGTGTTTACTGGGATTATTAATAGCGGCCTTAATTATCTATCTAGTGGGATTAGGTAATTTACCCTTGCGGGATTGGGATGAAGCGACCATCGCTCAGGTGGCCAAGGAAATTAGCCAAACCCCACTGGAACAATTGCGCTGGTTATTTCCCAGTTTTTGGGGTGATCCCTACCTGAATAAACCGCCGTTGATTCACAGTTTAATTGGTCTAACCTACCATTTTTGGGGCATTAATGAGGCCAATACTAGACTAATTCCCGCTTTTTTTACAGCTTTATCGGTGCCGCTTCTCTATCTTCTCGGTCGAGAAATTTTTCCCGCTCGTTTGCCAGCTTTACTGTCGGCCTTGATCTATCTAACTCTTTTGCCGGTGGTGCGCCATGGCCGTTTAGCCATGTTGGATGGAGCGGTATTATGTTTTGAAATCCTGATGTTTGTTGGTTTACTGCGCTCACGACGCGATTTACGCTGGTCTGTGGGGGCGGGGTTGGGATTTGCCCTCCTTTGTCTGACTAAGGGTATTATGGGGCTATTATTGGCGGGTATCGGCTTTATTTTTCTGCTCTGGGATACCCCCCGGTTATTAACGTCTGCCTATTTTTGGTCGGGTTGGTTATTGGGAGCAACCCCCGCTTTTGCCTGGTATAGCGCCCAATTTTGGCACTACGAGCGGGAGTTTCTCGATTCCCTTTTTGTTCAACAGTTAAAGCGAGTGAGTGACGATCTGGACAATCATCGCGGACCGTTTTGGTATTATCTGCTAGAAATTATTAAATATAGTTGGCCCTGGTTAATTTTCTCGGTTTGGGGTTTACGTTTAGCTCGTCAGGAATATCTCTACAGTTGGGCGAAGTTACTGTTAGTTTGGACGGGTGTTTATCTGCTGGTGGTTTCGGTAATGGCGACTAAATTGCCTTGGTATATTCTGCCGATCTATCCGGCCTTGGCTTTAGCGGCCGGTTATGCCTTGGCGCAGGTGGTTAATCTTCCCATCGATCTCCCCTATAATCCAATCTGGTCAATTATTCTGGGTATGATCGGCGTTGTGGCGGGTTTATTAGCTTTAATGGCCTATGTCCCCGGTAATTTTGCCGCTATCGAACCTATCCATCCCTTAATTATTTTAACCTTATTGTCACTTTCTCTGACCATGGTGACAACGGCGATTTTGTTAGCTCGGCGCTCGGAACAATTCAGCGTGGTTTTACTCTGGGGAATGTTGGTTTCTTTGTTTATTTTTGTCAATTCTCCCCTGTGGATCTGGGAATTAAATGAGAATTTCTCCGTCAAACCTGTGGCGATTTTAGTACAGAAATATGTGCCGGCCGATCGCCCTGTTTATATTGCTTTTGCCTACGAGCGTCCCTCATTAAATTTTTATAGTGGTCGTCGGGTTTTTCCCCTTGCTGCTGAAGAATTAATCAATCATTGGCAAAGTCACAAGCAACCTTACCTAATTATCGATCGTCAAACCAAAGAAGCTACTGATTTAGAAGGGTTAAAGGTGATCGGGTCCACGGATTCTGGTTGGTTTTTGGTGACGAAGCAGTAG
- the mreC gene encoding rod shape-determining protein MreC — translation MYSARRKWTQQGWRLFLLAAALGGAWYIRTYQSGAILELYGLLTRPFQGEETNLQEQLLADQRVRELQNRLSEVEYQNQQLKKQLGYYQTQKKPLISAPIIGRSADDWWQQVIIGRGSADGVPVGASVTGIGGLVGRITEVTPHTSKVLLVSNSQSRIGATVNRSRSMGLIQGQDSQVATLRFFEKAPDVKPGDVVTTSAFSSLFSPGLPIGRIISLNLQENPAPTAKIEFTATVDNLEWVFVHPQPQQ, via the coding sequence ATGTATTCAGCACGACGAAAATGGACACAGCAGGGATGGCGGCTTTTTCTGCTCGCTGCCGCTCTGGGGGGGGCTTGGTACATTCGCACCTATCAAAGTGGGGCGATTTTAGAATTGTATGGTTTATTAACCCGCCCTTTTCAGGGAGAGGAAACTAATCTGCAAGAGCAACTTCTGGCCGATCAACGGGTGCGAGAATTACAAAATCGTTTAAGTGAAGTCGAATATCAAAATCAACAATTAAAAAAACAGCTTGGTTATTATCAAACCCAGAAAAAACCCCTGATTTCTGCCCCAATTATTGGCCGCAGCGCCGATGATTGGTGGCAACAGGTAATTATTGGTCGGGGTAGCGCCGATGGTGTGCCAGTGGGTGCTTCGGTGACGGGAATTGGCGGTTTAGTGGGACGGATTACAGAAGTTACTCCCCACACCAGCAAAGTTTTATTGGTCAGTAATTCCCAAAGTCGCATCGGAGCAACGGTAAATCGTAGTCGGTCCATGGGTTTGATTCAAGGTCAGGATTCCCAAGTCGCTACCCTGCGCTTTTTTGAAAAAGCTCCCGATGTGAAACCGGGAGATGTGGTGACGACTTCGGCTTTTAGTAGTCTTTTTTCGCCAGGTTTGCCCATCGGTCGCATAATTTCCCTTAATTTACAGGAAAATCCCGCCCCCACCGCCAAAATTGAATTTACCGCCACTGTGGACAATCTCGAATGGGTCTTCGTTCACCCGCAACCTCAGCAGTGA
- the lpxA gene encoding acyl-ACP--UDP-N-acetylglucosamine O-acyltransferase, with product MIHTVTKLSAGDFPLNTLIHPTAVIHPSAKLDPKVKVGPYAVIGANVEIEADTIIDAHVVIEGPTKIGKGNHIFSGAVIGNEPQDLKYKGGESSVEIGDNNQIREFVTINRATDTGEVTQIGNNNLLMAYVHVAHNCILQDNIIIANSVALAGHVQIESKAVIGGVLGVHQFVHIGKMAMLGGMSRIDRDVPPFTLVEGNPCRVRTLNLVGLQRAGFTDEDLALLKKAFRIIYRSNINLQEALEQVSLLTDNPHVQHLCQFLQSSTTGEKRRGLIPGK from the coding sequence ATGATTCATACAGTGACGAAGTTGAGCGCGGGAGACTTCCCTTTGAATACGTTAATCCACCCCACTGCGGTTATCCATCCGTCGGCAAAACTTGATCCCAAGGTTAAAGTTGGTCCCTATGCTGTGATCGGGGCCAATGTGGAAATTGAAGCTGATACAATTATTGATGCCCATGTGGTCATTGAGGGTCCGACTAAAATTGGCAAGGGTAATCATATTTTTTCTGGGGCTGTTATTGGTAATGAACCACAGGATTTAAAGTATAAAGGTGGCGAAAGTAGCGTGGAAATTGGTGATAATAACCAAATTCGCGAGTTTGTCACGATTAATCGCGCCACCGATACGGGAGAAGTTACCCAAATTGGCAATAATAATTTATTAATGGCCTATGTTCACGTTGCCCATAATTGTATTTTGCAAGATAACATTATTATCGCTAATAGTGTCGCCTTGGCCGGTCATGTCCAGATCGAATCAAAAGCAGTTATCGGGGGGGTTTTAGGAGTACATCAATTTGTTCATATTGGCAAAATGGCCATGTTAGGAGGAATGAGTCGTATTGATCGCGATGTTCCCCCTTTTACTTTAGTAGAAGGCAATCCCTGTCGGGTGCGAACTCTTAATTTAGTCGGTTTACAAAGAGCAGGTTTTACCGATGAAGATCTAGCTTTACTGAAAAAAGCTTTTCGGATTATCTATCGTTCTAATATAAATCTTCAGGAGGCTTTAGAACAAGTTTCTCTCTTAACCGATAACCCCCATGTTCAACATCTCTGTCAATTTTTACAATCCTCTACCACAGGAGAAAAACGTCGCGGTTTAATTCCGGGGAAATAA
- a CDS encoding single-stranded DNA-binding protein: MSLNLVHLVGRAGRDPETKYFESGKVLCTLTLAVNRRSKNSDQPDWFDLEIWGKTAEVAANYVKKGGLIGIKGSLKMDTWNDKNTGLARSKPVILVDQLDLLGSKRDSEAYSEREF, encoded by the coding sequence ATGAGTTTAAATCTGGTTCATTTGGTGGGACGAGCGGGGAGAGACCCAGAAACCAAGTATTTCGAGTCGGGTAAGGTTTTATGTACCTTGACTTTAGCGGTTAATCGTCGCTCTAAAAATAGCGATCAGCCGGATTGGTTCGATCTGGAAATTTGGGGCAAAACGGCGGAAGTAGCCGCTAATTATGTGAAAAAAGGCGGTTTAATCGGGATTAAAGGTTCTTTAAAAATGGATACCTGGAATGATAAAAATACGGGATTAGCTCGCTCTAAACCGGTGATTCTCGTCGATCAATTAGATTTACTCGGTTCTAAACGCGATAGTGAGGCTTATTCCGAGCGAGAATTTTAA